In Nicotiana tabacum cultivar K326 chromosome 17, ASM71507v2, whole genome shotgun sequence, one DNA window encodes the following:
- the LOC107816995 gene encoding uncharacterized protein LOC107816995 isoform X1, whose amino-acid sequence MPLPFRKSGSRAPNQVFAMQIKPSYMANYQFPLNPQRKLHSCSQVYSSFNKQETAPNSSRLQFIRKKKLLSDLSTWGIGGPANYFVQVFNQTQLVSAVRYCDEQSMRYIILGKGSNCLFDDMGFDGCVILNRIEFLEKIEHGVYRVGSGYPFNRLGVVCANEGFSGLEFAGGVPGTVGGAAYMNAGANGQETADTIDSMEIITNEGESRMLKRRELNFGYRSSPFQEMKELASITAVTFRLKFSKTAREMQQEYLARRWRTQPLAQRSAGSVFRNPFSMGFSAAELIEQAGLKGLKVGGAMVSNKHANFFINCGSATSQDMLELIGIVKDAVNQKFGVELKEEVLYIHPS is encoded by the exons ATGCCACTGCCCTTCAGAAAGAGCGGTAGCAGAGCCCCAAACCAAGTATTTGCAATGCAAATAAAGCCCTCATATATGGCAAACTATCAATTCCCTCTAAACCCACAAAGAAAGTTGCATTCTTGTAGTCAAGTTTACAGCAGTTTCAACAAGCAAGAAACAGCTCCAAACTCGAGCCGGTTACAGTTTATTCGCAAGAAGAAGCTGCTCAGTGATCTCAGTACATGGGGCATTGGAGGCCCTGCTAATTACTTCGTCCAAGTCTTTAACCAAACCCAACTTGTTTCTGCTGTCAG GTATTGTGATGAGCAATCGATGAGATATATaatattgggtaagggctcgaattGCCTGTTCGATGACATGGGTTTTGATGGTTGTGTCATTCTCAATCGGATCGAGTTCTTGGAGAAGATAGAACATGGAGTATACCGGGTAGGAAGTGGGTACCCGTTTAATCGTTTAGGAGTTGTGTGCGCAAATGAAGGTTTTTCAGGGCTTGAATTTGCTGGGGGTGTTCCTGGGACTGTTGGTGGAGCTGCTTACATGAATGCTGGAGCAAATGGCCAG GAAACAGCTGACACTATTGATAGCATGGAAATCATCACAAATGAAGGCGAATCTAGGATGCTAAAAAGAAGAGAGCTAAATTTTGGCTATAGGTCATCACCATTTCAAGAAATGAAGGAGTTGGCATCCATTACTGCAGTTACATTCCGGCTCAAGTTCTCCAAAACTGCACGAGAAATGCAGCAAGAATACCTGGCTAG AAGATGGAGGACACAACCTTTGGCGCAAAGAAGTGCTGGTTCAGTTTTTAGAAATCCATTTTCTATGGGTTTTTCTGCTGCAGAATTGATTGAGCAAGCTGGATTGAAAGGGTTAAAAGTTGGTGGAGCTATGGTCTCAAACAAGCATGCCAACTTTTTCATAAATTGTGGTTCTGCAACTTCTCAAGACATGCTTGAGCTCATAGGCATAGTTAAGGATGCAGTAAATCAAAAGTTTGGAGTAGAACTAAAGGAAGAAGTCTTATACATACATCCATCTTAG
- the LOC107816996 gene encoding protein ABA DEFICIENT 4, chloroplastic isoform X2 — translation MKMSLSFNSSCFCSPLNKSSMDFSSSCFCYSHISLKMNCRAPALMSRRNQPTSYTFLEKNSDIVNQQVVEFGTKFRSGANFLGGSRVIIQLNLQTTLAQRKSSRVTACLPSSEIASTVFTLGTAAVLPFYTLMVVAPKTELTRKVMKSSIPNIGFGLLYTYLVYLSWTPDTVRLMFASKYWLPELPGITKMFSNEMTLASAWIHLLAVDLFAARQVYHDGLQNDIETRHSVSLCLLFCPVGIVTHFITKALASSPEKRQHRTH, via the exons ATGAAAATGTCACTTTCTTTTAATTCTTCTTGTTTTTGTTCCCCTCTTAATAAGTCAAGTATGGACTTCTCTTCTTCTTGCTTCTGCTACTCTCACATCTCACTCAAG ATGAACTGCAGGGCACCTGCCTTGATGTCCAGGAGAAACCAGCCTACCTCTTATACTTTTCTAGAAAAGAATTCTGACATTGTAAATCAACAAGTAGTGGAATTcggaaccaagtttagaagtggaGCGAATTTCCTGGGAGGATCAAGAGTCATTATTCAACTTAATCTTCAAACAACTCTTGCTCAAAGAAAAAGCTCCAGGGTGACTGctt GTTTGCCAAGTTCTGAAATTGCTTCTACTGTTTTCACACTGGGAACAGCAGCAGTTCTTCCGTTTTATACTCTCATGGTTGTGGCTCCTAAAACTGAACTT ACCAGAAAAGTGATGAAAAGCAGCATACCCAATATTGGCTTTGGACTTCTGTACACATATCTAGTATACCTCTCTTGGACACCAGATACAGTTCGGCTGATGTTTGCTAGTAAATACTGGCTTCCGGAG CTGCCCGGCATAACTAAGATGTTCTCCAACGAGATGACATTAGCTTCTGCATGGATTCACTTGTTGGCTGTAGATCTTTTTGCTGCAAG GCAGGTTTATCATGATGGATTGCAAAATGATATTGAAACCCGCCATTCTGTGTCTCTGTGCTTGCTGTTTTGCCCCGTCGGAATTGTTACTCACTTCATCACCAAAGCTCTAGCCAGTAGCCCAGAAAAGAGACAGCATAGGACTCATTAA
- the LOC107816995 gene encoding uncharacterized protein LOC107816995 isoform X2, whose amino-acid sequence MPLPFRKSGSRAPNQVFAMQIKPSYMANYQFPLNPQRKLHSCSQVYSSFNKQETAPNSSRLQFIRKKKLLSDLSTWGIGGPANYFVQVFNQTQLVSACRYCDEQSMRYIILGKGSNCLFDDMGFDGCVILNRIEFLEKIEHGVYRVGSGYPFNRLGVVCANEGFSGLEFAGGVPGTVGGAAYMNAGANGQETADTIDSMEIITNEGESRMLKRRELNFGYRSSPFQEMKELASITAVTFRLKFSKTAREMQQEYLARRWRTQPLAQRSAGSVFRNPFSMGFSAAELIEQAGLKGLKVGGAMVSNKHANFFINCGSATSQDMLELIGIVKDAVNQKFGVELKEEVLYIHPS is encoded by the exons ATGCCACTGCCCTTCAGAAAGAGCGGTAGCAGAGCCCCAAACCAAGTATTTGCAATGCAAATAAAGCCCTCATATATGGCAAACTATCAATTCCCTCTAAACCCACAAAGAAAGTTGCATTCTTGTAGTCAAGTTTACAGCAGTTTCAACAAGCAAGAAACAGCTCCAAACTCGAGCCGGTTACAGTTTATTCGCAAGAAGAAGCTGCTCAGTGATCTCAGTACATGGGGCATTGGAGGCCCTGCTAATTACTTCGTCCAAGTCTTTAACCAAACCCAACTTGTTTCTGCT TGCAGGTATTGTGATGAGCAATCGATGAGATATATaatattgggtaagggctcgaattGCCTGTTCGATGACATGGGTTTTGATGGTTGTGTCATTCTCAATCGGATCGAGTTCTTGGAGAAGATAGAACATGGAGTATACCGGGTAGGAAGTGGGTACCCGTTTAATCGTTTAGGAGTTGTGTGCGCAAATGAAGGTTTTTCAGGGCTTGAATTTGCTGGGGGTGTTCCTGGGACTGTTGGTGGAGCTGCTTACATGAATGCTGGAGCAAATGGCCAG GAAACAGCTGACACTATTGATAGCATGGAAATCATCACAAATGAAGGCGAATCTAGGATGCTAAAAAGAAGAGAGCTAAATTTTGGCTATAGGTCATCACCATTTCAAGAAATGAAGGAGTTGGCATCCATTACTGCAGTTACATTCCGGCTCAAGTTCTCCAAAACTGCACGAGAAATGCAGCAAGAATACCTGGCTAG AAGATGGAGGACACAACCTTTGGCGCAAAGAAGTGCTGGTTCAGTTTTTAGAAATCCATTTTCTATGGGTTTTTCTGCTGCAGAATTGATTGAGCAAGCTGGATTGAAAGGGTTAAAAGTTGGTGGAGCTATGGTCTCAAACAAGCATGCCAACTTTTTCATAAATTGTGGTTCTGCAACTTCTCAAGACATGCTTGAGCTCATAGGCATAGTTAAGGATGCAGTAAATCAAAAGTTTGGAGTAGAACTAAAGGAAGAAGTCTTATACATACATCCATCTTAG
- the LOC142171548 gene encoding caffeoylshikimate esterase-like, protein MALKPGKFFRRHSIDAFRTKRANSVRSEKAVMGKPVKFQGISEELQKIIDADMDNVDARRRARDAFKDVQLSIDHCLFKMPHAGLKMNESYEVNSRGLEIYSKSWLPETSPPKAMVYFCHGYGDTCTFFVEGIARKLASSGYGVFAMDYPGFGLSEGLHGYIPCFDKLVDDVIERYSKVKENPEICNLPSFLFGQSMGGAVALKMHLKQPDAWNGAVLVAPMCKLADDMVPPWLVTQILICIAKFLPKQKLVPQQDLAELAFRDVKKREQAAYNVIAYKHKPRLRTAVELLHITQEIEKQLDKVSLPLLILHGKNDTVTDPSISKALYEKASSSDKKLTLYEDAFHSLLEGEPDEMIFRVLGDIISWLDDHTS, encoded by the exons ATGGCTTTGAAGCCTGGGAAGTTTTTTAGGAGGCATTCAATAGATG CATTCAGAACCAAGAGAGCCAATTCAGTGAGGAGTGAGAAAGCAGTGATGGGGAAGCCAGTGAAGTTTCAAGGTATAAGTGAAGAATTGCAGAAGATAATAGATGCAGATATGGACAACGTGGATGCCAGGCGTCGTGCTAGGGATGCGTTTAAGGATGTTCAGTTGTCAATTGATCATTGCCTGTTCAAG ATGCCACATGCTGGATTGAAGATGAATGAG TCATATGAGGTTAATTCTCGAGGACTTGAAATCTACTCCAAAAGTTGGCTTCCAGAGACAAGTCCCCCAAAAGCTATGGTATACTTTTGTCATGGTTATGGTGATACATGCACATTTTTTGTTGAAG gCATTGCAAGAAAATTAGCATCGTCTGGTTATGGAGTATTTGCCATGGATTATCCTGGATTTGGTCTTTCAGAAGGTCTTCATGGCTACATACCATGTTTTGACAAGTTAGTTGATGATGTCATCGAGCGTTACTCAAAAGTGAAAG AAAACCCAGAGATATGTAACCTGCCAAGTTTTCTATTTGGGCAATCAATGGGTGGAGCAGTAGCTCTGAAGATGCACCTGAAGCAGCCCGATGCATGGAATGGCGCTGTTCTTGTTGCACCTATGTGCAAA CTTGCAGATGACATGGTTCCACCGTGGTTAGTAACACAAATTCTAATCTGTATAGCAAAATTTCTTCCAAAGCAAAAGCTAGTTCCGCAACAGGACTTGGCGGAGTTAGCATTCCGAGATGTGAAGAAGAGAGAACAG GCTGCCTATAATGTCATTGCCTACAAGCATAAACCCCGTTTACGAACTGCAGTGGAGTTACTGCATATAACccaagagatagagaaacaactaGATAAG GTCTCTCTGCCATTGCTAATCTTGCATGGAAAGAATGATACTGTTACTGATCCATCCATCAGCAAAGCATTGTACGAGAAGGCAAGTAGTTCGGACAAGAAACTGACTCTTTATGAGGATGCTTTTCACTCTTTACTAGAGGGTGAGCCCGATGAGATGATATTTCGTGTTCTTGGTGACATAATTTCTTGGCTGGATGACCATACTTCCTAA
- the LOC107816996 gene encoding protein ABA DEFICIENT 4, chloroplastic isoform X1: MKMSLSFNSSCFCSPLNKSSMDFSSSCFCYSHISLKMNCRAPALMSRRNQPTSYTFLEKNSDIVNQQVVEFGTKFRSGANFLGGSRVIIQLNLQTTLAQRKSSRVTACLPSSEIASTVFTLGTAAVLPFYTLMVVAPKTELTRKVMKSSIPNIGFGLLYTYLVYLSWTPDTVRLMFASKYWLPELPGITKMFSNEMTLASAWIHLLAVDLFAARFIMMDCKMILKPAILCLCACCFAPSELLLTSSPKL, encoded by the exons ATGAAAATGTCACTTTCTTTTAATTCTTCTTGTTTTTGTTCCCCTCTTAATAAGTCAAGTATGGACTTCTCTTCTTCTTGCTTCTGCTACTCTCACATCTCACTCAAG ATGAACTGCAGGGCACCTGCCTTGATGTCCAGGAGAAACCAGCCTACCTCTTATACTTTTCTAGAAAAGAATTCTGACATTGTAAATCAACAAGTAGTGGAATTcggaaccaagtttagaagtggaGCGAATTTCCTGGGAGGATCAAGAGTCATTATTCAACTTAATCTTCAAACAACTCTTGCTCAAAGAAAAAGCTCCAGGGTGACTGctt GTTTGCCAAGTTCTGAAATTGCTTCTACTGTTTTCACACTGGGAACAGCAGCAGTTCTTCCGTTTTATACTCTCATGGTTGTGGCTCCTAAAACTGAACTT ACCAGAAAAGTGATGAAAAGCAGCATACCCAATATTGGCTTTGGACTTCTGTACACATATCTAGTATACCTCTCTTGGACACCAGATACAGTTCGGCTGATGTTTGCTAGTAAATACTGGCTTCCGGAG CTGCCCGGCATAACTAAGATGTTCTCCAACGAGATGACATTAGCTTCTGCATGGATTCACTTGTTGGCTGTAGATCTTTTTGCTGCAAG GTTTATCATGATGGATTGCAAAATGATATTGAAACCCGCCATTCTGTGTCTCTGTGCTTGCTGTTTTGCCCCGTCGGAATTGTTACTCACTTCATCACCAAAGCTCTAG